A stretch of Nonomuraea africana DNA encodes these proteins:
- a CDS encoding SCP2 sterol-binding domain-containing protein codes for MATLEECRAALGRLVEQFDEIDEESRAKHVVERTVSCRISDLDVMFYGRLHHGGLDPFDQTPPADGRPADVKLTITSDDLIALVDGELDLARALLGGRVKIDASFGDLLRLRRLL; via the coding sequence ATGGCTACCCTCGAGGAGTGCAGGGCGGCGCTTGGCAGGCTCGTCGAGCAGTTCGACGAGATCGACGAGGAGTCAAGGGCCAAGCACGTGGTCGAGCGGACCGTCAGCTGCCGGATCTCCGACCTCGACGTCATGTTCTACGGCCGGCTGCACCACGGCGGCCTCGACCCTTTCGACCAGACGCCGCCCGCCGACGGCAGGCCCGCCGACGTCAAGCTGACCATCACGAGCGACGACCTGATCGCGCTGGTGGACGGCGAGCTCGACCTGGCGCGCGCCCTCCTGGGCGGCCGAGTCAAGATCGACGCCAGCTTCGGCGACCTGCTGCGCCTGCGCCGGCTGCTGTGA
- a CDS encoding HAD-IIA family hydrolase, translating to MLIDGYDTLLLDLDGVVYLGRQAVPHAAESLAAAAGRVRLAYVTNNASRSPAAIAEHLTHLGVAATAADVVTSAQAAARLIAERVRPGAPVLVVGGTGLRMAVRAQGLRPVTVAADEPVAVVQGIAPDLSYGLLSEGVLAVRQGAWFVAANGDATMPTARGELPGNGAMVRVIATATGVEPVYAGKPAPPLHRESMIRTGAERPLVVGDRLDTDIEGATNAGVDSLLVLTGVATPREVLTAAPEHRPTYVAEDLSALHRPYPRVRQGWRARWSDGLLYLDGDGGWIEGLRTACAAAWAAAGEGRMDEDALKPALETLRV from the coding sequence GTGCTGATCGACGGATACGACACGTTGCTGCTGGACCTCGACGGCGTCGTCTACCTGGGCAGGCAGGCCGTACCCCATGCCGCGGAATCCCTGGCGGCGGCCGCGGGGCGGGTCAGGCTGGCGTACGTGACGAACAACGCCTCCAGGAGCCCCGCCGCGATCGCCGAGCACCTCACCCACCTGGGCGTCGCCGCCACGGCGGCGGACGTGGTGACCTCGGCCCAGGCCGCGGCGCGGCTGATCGCCGAGCGGGTACGGCCGGGCGCCCCCGTGCTCGTCGTCGGCGGCACGGGCCTGCGGATGGCCGTCAGGGCGCAGGGGCTGCGCCCGGTGACCGTGGCCGCCGACGAGCCCGTCGCGGTGGTGCAGGGCATCGCGCCCGACCTGTCGTACGGCCTGCTGTCGGAGGGCGTGCTCGCCGTACGGCAGGGCGCCTGGTTCGTGGCCGCCAACGGCGACGCCACGATGCCCACGGCCCGCGGCGAGCTGCCGGGAAACGGCGCGATGGTGCGGGTGATCGCCACGGCCACCGGCGTCGAGCCGGTCTACGCGGGCAAGCCGGCGCCGCCGCTGCACCGCGAGTCCATGATCCGAACCGGGGCCGAGCGGCCGCTGGTGGTGGGGGACAGGCTCGACACCGACATCGAGGGCGCGACCAACGCGGGCGTCGACAGCCTGCTCGTGCTCACCGGCGTCGCCACGCCGCGCGAGGTGCTGACGGCCGCCCCCGAGCACCGGCCGACGTACGTCGCCGAGGATCTGTCGGCGCTGCACCGGCCCTATCCGCGGGTACGGCAGGGCTGGCGGGCCAGGTGGTCGGACGGCCTGCTGTACCTCGACGGCGACGGTGGGTGGATCGAGGGGCTGAGGACGGCCTGCGCGGCGGCGTGGGCGGCGGCCGGCGAGGGGCGGATGGACGAGGACGCGCTCAAGCCCGCGCTGGAGACGCTGCGAGTCTGA
- a CDS encoding DUF1015 family protein, producing MASPELPVPDGLVLRPFRGVRFTVDDPAGVTSPPYDLISDSDVQELLDTHPNNVVRLILPSPGARATRNSNGAPAWQTAPDSGARSSDAPAASTPAAPTSGEAATSPGAPSWATAPSSASEARAAREADSGGAADSEGASAEPYGQARNTLRAWLESGVLIRDDEPALYVYEQSGPGVLQRGLIGDVGLAAPEQRIILPHENVMPGPIADRLSLMSTTQANLEPIFLLYDGGGPATRLVDTVATTRPPLVEAVTRDGIRHRLWAITDTGEIDLINADLHGRQALIADGHHRYATYRVLQRQEHATRGSAGPWDFGLSLLVDSTVYPPDLKAIHRVLPWLPLPEAITRAKGSWQVRDFDSLESGLEALESTADPAFLLAGKSGTSHLLTDPDPLQLAHAMPTDRSARWNALNTSVLTEFVLPKVWGMQDDEQNVRIVHHDPWAAVRLAARTGGTAVILKPLAVEDVLAVAAEGERVPRKSTSFGPKPRTGLVLRTFD from the coding sequence ATGGCGAGTCCTGAACTGCCGGTGCCGGACGGGCTGGTGCTACGCCCGTTCCGCGGCGTCCGTTTCACTGTCGATGATCCCGCGGGGGTCACCTCTCCTCCGTACGACCTGATCTCCGACAGCGATGTCCAGGAGCTCCTGGATACCCATCCCAACAACGTCGTCCGCCTCATCCTTCCGAGTCCCGGCGCGCGGGCCACGCGCAACTCGAATGGCGCGCCCGCCTGGCAGACCGCGCCCGACTCCGGTGCGCGGTCCTCAGACGCTCCAGCGGCCTCAACGCCTGCGGCGCCGACCTCCGGGGAAGCTGCCACCTCACCTGGGGCTCCCAGCTGGGCTACAGCGCCGTCCTCAGCCTCAGAAGCCCGAGCAGCCCGAGAGGCCGATTCGGGGGGCGCAGCGGATTCCGAGGGCGCGTCCGCCGAGCCGTACGGTCAGGCCAGGAACACCCTGCGCGCATGGCTGGAGTCGGGCGTGCTGATTCGCGATGACGAACCCGCGCTCTACGTCTACGAGCAGTCGGGACCCGGCGTGCTCCAGCGCGGCCTGATCGGCGACGTCGGCCTGGCCGCACCCGAACAGCGGATCATCCTGCCGCACGAGAACGTCATGCCGGGCCCGATCGCCGACCGTCTGTCCCTGATGAGCACGACGCAGGCGAACCTGGAGCCGATCTTCCTGCTGTACGACGGCGGCGGCCCCGCCACCCGCCTCGTCGACACCGTCGCCACCACGCGTCCCCCGCTGGTGGAGGCCGTGACCCGCGACGGCATACGGCATCGCCTGTGGGCCATCACCGACACCGGCGAGATCGACCTCATCAACGCCGACCTGCACGGCAGGCAGGCGTTGATCGCCGACGGCCATCACCGTTACGCCACCTACCGGGTGCTGCAGCGGCAGGAGCACGCCACACGCGGGTCCGCCGGGCCGTGGGACTTCGGCCTGAGCCTCCTTGTCGACTCCACCGTCTATCCACCCGACCTCAAGGCGATCCACCGGGTCCTGCCCTGGCTGCCGCTCCCAGAGGCCATCACCAGGGCCAAGGGCTCGTGGCAGGTGCGCGACTTCGACTCGCTGGAGTCGGGCCTGGAGGCCCTGGAGTCGACCGCCGATCCCGCCTTCCTTCTGGCGGGCAAGAGCGGCACGTCCCATCTCCTCACCGACCCCGACCCGTTGCAGCTGGCCCATGCCATGCCCACCGACAGGTCGGCCCGGTGGAACGCGCTCAATACCTCGGTGCTGACGGAGTTCGTGCTGCCGAAGGTCTGGGGGATGCAGGACGACGAGCAGAACGTCCGCATCGTGCACCACGACCCATGGGCGGCGGTACGGCTGGCCGCTCGCACCGGCGGGACCGCGGTGATCCTCAAGCCGCTGGCCGTGGAGGATGTGCTGGCGGTGGCGGCGGAGGGCGAACGCGTTCCTCGCAAGTCCACCTCCTTCGGCCCCAAACCACGCACGGGCCTGGTCCTCCGTACGTTCGACTAA
- a CDS encoding helix-turn-helix domain-containing protein produces the protein MVRVPLRPQERQRGEGFGALLREVRGDRSMVDVAAAAGVSAETLRKIETGRAPTPAFFTVVALAHALDLSLDDLATACAEDADGGGQAMSA, from the coding sequence ATGGTGAGAGTTCCTTTGCGCCCGCAAGAGCGGCAACGTGGAGAGGGGTTCGGGGCCCTGCTCCGCGAGGTCCGCGGTGACCGCAGCATGGTGGACGTGGCAGCGGCGGCCGGGGTGTCCGCGGAGACACTTCGCAAGATCGAGACCGGCCGGGCCCCGACCCCGGCCTTCTTCACCGTGGTGGCCCTGGCCCACGCGCTGGACCTGTCGCTGGACGACCTGGCCACAGCCTGCGCAGAGGATGCCGACGGCGGTGGCCAGGCCATGTCGGCGTGA
- a CDS encoding TipAS antibiotic-recognition domain-containing protein, whose product MDNPYADEAAERWGGTDAWAESQRRTASYGEEDWRRCMAESGEISARLAALMRSGVAASSREATDLAEEHRLHISRWFYECTPEIHRGLGEMYVADPRFTATIDEAAPGLAEYLRAAILSNTAH is encoded by the coding sequence ATGGACAACCCGTATGCCGATGAGGCGGCCGAGCGGTGGGGCGGCACCGACGCGTGGGCCGAGTCCCAGCGCAGGACCGCCTCCTACGGCGAGGAGGACTGGCGGAGGTGCATGGCCGAATCGGGGGAGATCTCGGCCAGGCTCGCGGCGCTGATGAGGTCGGGGGTGGCGGCCTCGAGCCGTGAGGCCACGGATCTGGCCGAGGAGCACCGCCTGCACATCTCGCGCTGGTTCTACGAGTGCACGCCCGAGATCCACCGGGGACTGGGTGAGATGTACGTGGCCGATCCCCGTTTCACCGCCACCATCGACGAGGCGGCGCCGGGGCTGGCCGAATACCTGCGCGCCGCCATCCTCTCCAACACCGCACACTAG
- a CDS encoding TlyA family RNA methyltransferase: protein MSRRVRLDSELVRRGLARSREQAAQLITDGRVSVGGQVAAKPATQVDTASAIVVAESAEGPDYVSRGAHKLLGALEAFPKLRVAGRRALDAGASTGGFTDVLLRHGVGHVLAVDVGYGQLAWSLRTDERVTVMERVNVRDLTPEMVGEAPSLIVGDLSFISLRLVLPALVRVAAPESDFVMLVKPQFEVGKERVGAGGVVRDPELRAGAVRDAAAKAVELGLTVRGVTASPLPGPSGNVEYLLWLGKGEGEPAVEDLEAAIGRAVAEGPQ from the coding sequence GTGAGCCGTCGCGTCAGGCTCGACAGCGAGCTCGTCCGGCGGGGCCTGGCCCGATCCCGCGAGCAGGCGGCCCAGCTCATCACCGACGGCAGGGTGAGCGTCGGCGGTCAGGTGGCGGCCAAGCCGGCCACCCAGGTCGACACCGCCTCGGCGATCGTCGTGGCCGAGTCGGCCGAAGGGCCCGACTACGTCTCGCGCGGCGCCCACAAGCTGCTCGGCGCCCTCGAGGCCTTCCCCAAGCTCCGGGTGGCGGGCCGCCGAGCGCTCGACGCGGGCGCCTCGACCGGCGGCTTCACCGACGTCCTGCTGCGCCACGGCGTCGGCCACGTGCTGGCCGTCGACGTCGGCTACGGTCAGCTGGCCTGGTCGCTGCGCACCGACGAGCGCGTCACGGTGATGGAGCGCGTCAACGTCCGCGACCTCACGCCCGAGATGGTCGGCGAGGCGCCCTCGCTGATCGTGGGCGACCTGTCGTTCATCTCGCTGCGGCTCGTGCTGCCCGCCCTGGTGAGGGTGGCCGCCCCCGAGTCAGACTTCGTGATGCTGGTCAAGCCGCAGTTCGAGGTGGGCAAGGAGCGCGTCGGCGCGGGCGGCGTGGTGCGCGACCCCGAGTTGCGGGCCGGAGCGGTGCGCGACGCCGCCGCCAAGGCCGTCGAGCTGGGGCTGACCGTGCGCGGCGTCACCGCGAGCCCGCTGCCGGGTCCGTCGGGGAACGTCGAGTACCTGCTCTGGCTGGGCAAGGGAGAGGGCGAGCCCGCGGTCGAGGATCTCGAGGCCGCGATCGGGCGGGCAGTGGCGGAGGGGCCGCAATGA
- a CDS encoding tetratricopeptide repeat protein, with protein MTQGKNGPEDSPTPGQGAPAGDVYDWYQRGIGLLKDGSPAAAAALLERAAEAEPDSRSIREALARAQFNSRQYAQAACTFRWIVDANPAEDYAYFGLGLALWRTGDMEAAQEPLAIAAAMRPDERHYVTALKSVRATLRARRQA; from the coding sequence ATGACCCAAGGGAAAAACGGCCCCGAAGATTCCCCCACCCCTGGTCAAGGGGCTCCCGCTGGGGACGTGTACGACTGGTACCAGCGCGGGATCGGACTTCTCAAAGACGGCAGCCCCGCGGCCGCGGCGGCGCTGCTCGAGCGCGCGGCGGAGGCCGAACCCGACTCGCGCAGCATCAGGGAGGCGCTGGCCAGGGCACAGTTCAACTCCAGACAGTACGCGCAGGCGGCCTGCACCTTCCGGTGGATCGTCGACGCCAACCCGGCAGAGGACTACGCCTACTTCGGTCTCGGACTGGCGCTGTGGCGGACGGGCGACATGGAGGCGGCACAGGAGCCGCTGGCCATCGCTGCCGCCATGCGTCCCGACGAGCGCCATTACGTGACCGCGCTGAAGAGCGTACGCGCCACCCTCCGCGCCCGCCGTCAGGCCTGA